A single genomic interval of Prionailurus viverrinus isolate Anna chromosome A2, UM_Priviv_1.0, whole genome shotgun sequence harbors:
- the TAC1 gene encoding protachykinin-1 isoform X2, with protein MKIIVALAVFFLISTQLFAEEIGDNDDLNYWSDWSDSDQIKEELPEPFEHLLQRIARRPKPQQFFGLMGKRDADSSIEKQVALLKALYGHGQISHKRHKTDSFVGLMGKRALNSVAYERRAMQDYERRRK; from the exons ATGAAAATCATCGTGGCCTTGGCCGTCTTTTTTCTCATCTCCACTCAACTGTTCGCAGAAGAAATCGGAGATAACGATGATCTGAATTATTGGTCCGACTGGTCCGACAGCGACCAGATCAAG GAGGAGCTGCCCGAGCCCTTTGAGCATCTTCTGCAGAGAATCGCCCGGAGACCCAAGCCTCAGCAGTTCTTCGGATTAATGGGCAAACGGGATGCTG ATTCCTCAATTGAAAAACAAGTGGCCCTGTTAAAGGCTCTTTATG GGCATGGCCAGATCTCTCATAAAA GGCATAAAACAGATTCCTTTGTTGGACTAATGGGCAAAAGAGCTTTAAATTCTG TGGCTTACGAAAGGCGTGCGATGCAGGATTATGAAAGAAGACGTAAATAA
- the TAC1 gene encoding protachykinin-1 isoform X3, with product MIIFPKAYKKSNMKIIVALAVFFLISTQLFAEEIGDNDDLNYWSDWSDSDQIKEELPEPFEHLLQRIARRPKPQQFFGLMGKRDAGHGQISHKRHKTDSFVGLMGKRALNSVAYERRAMQDYERRRK from the exons ATGATTATCTTTCCTAAGGCGTACAAG AAATCCAACATGAAAATCATCGTGGCCTTGGCCGTCTTTTTTCTCATCTCCACTCAACTGTTCGCAGAAGAAATCGGAGATAACGATGATCTGAATTATTGGTCCGACTGGTCCGACAGCGACCAGATCAAG GAGGAGCTGCCCGAGCCCTTTGAGCATCTTCTGCAGAGAATCGCCCGGAGACCCAAGCCTCAGCAGTTCTTCGGATTAATGGGCAAACGGGATGCTG GGCATGGCCAGATCTCTCATAAAA GGCATAAAACAGATTCCTTTGTTGGACTAATGGGCAAAAGAGCTTTAAATTCTG TGGCTTACGAAAGGCGTGCGATGCAGGATTATGAAAGAAGACGTAAATAA
- the TAC1 gene encoding protachykinin-1 isoform X1 yields MIIFPKAYKKSNMKIIVALAVFFLISTQLFAEEIGDNDDLNYWSDWSDSDQIKEELPEPFEHLLQRIARRPKPQQFFGLMGKRDADSSIEKQVALLKALYGHGQISHKRHKTDSFVGLMGKRALNSVAYERRAMQDYERRRK; encoded by the exons ATGATTATCTTTCCTAAGGCGTACAAG AAATCCAACATGAAAATCATCGTGGCCTTGGCCGTCTTTTTTCTCATCTCCACTCAACTGTTCGCAGAAGAAATCGGAGATAACGATGATCTGAATTATTGGTCCGACTGGTCCGACAGCGACCAGATCAAG GAGGAGCTGCCCGAGCCCTTTGAGCATCTTCTGCAGAGAATCGCCCGGAGACCCAAGCCTCAGCAGTTCTTCGGATTAATGGGCAAACGGGATGCTG ATTCCTCAATTGAAAAACAAGTGGCCCTGTTAAAGGCTCTTTATG GGCATGGCCAGATCTCTCATAAAA GGCATAAAACAGATTCCTTTGTTGGACTAATGGGCAAAAGAGCTTTAAATTCTG TGGCTTACGAAAGGCGTGCGATGCAGGATTATGAAAGAAGACGTAAATAA